CACCGCCGCGTGATCCACGTCCCGGGCCCGATCATCCCTGGAGGCAATACGCTCAGATCGCTCGCCGCAAAGAGCTCAGCGCCCAGGGGGTGACATTTTCGCTGAACCGTTAGCATGACAGGATTGCTGAACTACGACATCATACCCAACCCTACCGGGATCCGGCCCCACCGCGCCCCGCGCGCGGCGGGGCCCGCTTGGCGCGGGCGTTACCGGTCGCGCATGTCGAGATCCCGGGCCAGCCGCTCGAGGTCGGAGGGATCCATCCCCGCAGGAGGCGACGGGGGTGCCGCCGGGGCGCCGCCGGTCCACCGGCGAATCGCGACCGCGGCGATCGCGAATCCGGCCACGAGCGCCGCGAAGGGGCCGAGGTACAGGAGCCACGAGACGCCGCGCCGCGGCGGCTCCGCGAGCACGCTCTCGCCGAACTGACCGACGAAGTAGCGGAGGATCTGGTCGGGCGTCTCGCCGGCCTCGAGCTTCTGCCGGATGATCGTCCGCATCTCCAGCGCGACCGTGGCATCGCTCTCCGCGACGGTCTGCCCCTGGCAGACCGGGCAGAGCAGCTGCCGCGCCACGGCGTACACGCGGTCGTCGAGCGTCGCCGCCGCCGCCGCCGACGCGATCAGGCCAACGACGATCGCCGCTGCGATCAGGCCGGCAGTGCCGCGCCCCGCACGGGCTCTACGCATCGCCCCGACGCGCGCCGCCGGGACCGCGCTTCCGCGGCGCCGCCTCTCCCCGGCCGAGGCGGCCGAGGATGAGCGCGTACCCGTCCGCCCCATAGGTCAAAAACCGGCGCACGCGGCTGATCGTCGCCGAGGACGCGCCCGTGCGCGCCTCGATCTCCTGATAGGTCCGCCCGGCGTGCAACATGCGCGCGACGGCGAAACGCTGGGCGAGCGCTTTGACCTCGCCGATCGTGCAAAGGTCCTCGAAGAAGCGGTAGCACTCCTCCACCGTACGCAGCTGCAACACGGCGCGAAACAGTGTGTCGGTCAGCGGACTCCGAAGTTTCGGATTCACCACGACGCTGGCACCTTTCCACGATGACGCATCACTGCGTGAAACACGCGGAGCCTTCGCTCACACCAAAGCCTCGACCTGCCGCGCGTCCCACTCGCACCCGAGAGCGCGAAACGCCGCCGCCGCGGTCACGACGCGGTCGAGTGCGTCGGGCCGGCCGGCGGCCAGAGCCGCGCGCGCCTCCGCCCGCGCGGCTCTGGCCTGCAAGTACCGATTCCCGGTCCCGCGCAGGGCGGCGGCGGCCTCGCCGGCGAGCAACTCCGCGCGCCCCGCGTCTCCGCCCGCCGCAAGCGCCTCCGCGAAATCGCACCGTACCACCGCGCCGCCCTCGATGTCGCGCTCCGGCCACGCCGCGAGGGCCGCCGCGAACAACCGCTCCGCGTCCCGCCATCGCCGCGCATCGGCCTGGCGGCGCAGTACGATCAGGCGGACGAGCAGCGCGGCTTTCGTCGCGCGGGCGGCCGGCAGCGGGGCATCGACGCGCAGCCGGCGGGCCAGTCTGAGCGTCCGGTCGCAGGCGTCGATCCCCTGTTCGACTGCGCCGATCGCAGCGCCGTCCCGTTCGACGTCGGCGAGATCCCGGCACGCGGCCTCGAGCGCGCCACGGTACGCCAGTGCGTCCTGCTCTCCCCGACCGCGGCGAACGATGTTCACCAGTTCTTGAGCAAGCACGACCGCGCGGCGGCCTTCCTCGGGGTCGCGCAGGAGGCGGAGCGCAAGCGAGAGACCGAGCAACGTGTTGACGAGGGCATCACCGCCCCCCGCGCGCCGCTGCAGGTGCTCGGCCGCGCGGAACGCCGCGACCGCCTCGGGGAGATGACGGACGCCCTCCTGGAAGAACGCGGCGAGGTGGCGCCATCCGGCCGCCAGCCGGTCCTGCGCGGCGCGGTCGGCTTCGACGCCGTCCACGTCAGGACGTCAGGCGGGCCGCCGCTCGCGGAAGGCTCAGCACGACCGCGTACGCGAGCATGGCGAGCGCGACCCCGACGGCGAGCATCGTCCACACCGGGAGCGCGTACACCTGGAGCGCGAACAACAGGCCGAGCATCCCATACATCGTCTGGTAGAGGACCGCCGCGCCCAGGCACACGCCGAGCTGGCCGTGGGTCGCGCCGTAAACCGCCAGCGCCGTCGACGCGCCGTTCGCAGCGACGAACCCGAACTGCTGGACGAGCGGGGTCACAAGGTTGTCGGGCGCGCCCATATGAAGCGTGCGCGCCACCAGCGCCAACCCCAACACCTGGTAGGCGCCGATCGCGCCGAACCCGGCGCCCACCGAGGCGCCGAACGCGGCGGCGTCGGCCTCCGCGCCCCCCCGTGACAGCGTGGGCAGGGCGATCGCCAACTTGAAGATCTCGTTGATCGTCGCGGCGATCAACGCGCCGACCAGGCCGACGCCGATGCTGGTACTGTACGCACCGATGTCCCAACCGAAGAGGTATGCCACGAGGGCCTGGATCGGATCCACGAGGAGTGCGGCAACCCAGAAGACGACAGCGCCCAGGACAAACGCGACAAAGAACCACGGGTTCCGAAGCTGTCCGCGGCCGACGACCGCCG
This genomic window from bacterium contains:
- a CDS encoding cytochrome c-type biogenesis protein produces the protein MRRARAGRGTAGLIAAAIVVGLIASAAAAATLDDRVYAVARQLLCPVCQGQTVAESDATVALEMRTIIRQKLEAGETPDQILRYFVGQFGESVLAEPPRRGVSWLLYLGPFAALVAGFAIAAVAIRRWTGGAPAAPPSPPAGMDPSDLERLARDLDMRDR
- a CDS encoding YerC/YecD family TrpR-related protein, yielding MVNPKLRSPLTDTLFRAVLQLRTVEECYRFFEDLCTIGEVKALAQRFAVARMLHAGRTYQEIEARTGASSATISRVRRFLTYGADGYALILGRLGRGEAAPRKRGPGGARRGDA